One Phalacrocorax carbo chromosome 34, bPhaCar2.1, whole genome shotgun sequence DNA window includes the following coding sequences:
- the AGFG2 gene encoding arf-GAP domain and FG repeat-containing protein 2 isoform X1 yields MAAGGSGGGPAAGAGPGGGPGARKGSAARDAEAEVWCRRVRELVSSSPANRLCFECGQRGVTYVDITVGSLVCTGCSGALRGLNPPHRVKSISMTTFTEAEVLFLQAHGNEACRRVWLGTFDARTSLLPDSHDPQKVKEFLQEKYEKKRWYVAPEQVKPPQSAAAEPAPTQPLLGDAGTLLQPRPAPHRPPQPARKTSTDLLADIGGDPFAAPQPAPAFAAFPGFPGPAPPRAAFPNFDAFGARPGAPAFGEAAPPFHTPPAPAGGAAAWGGASTVPPSGGGASASLFGTLQPPQALPPPPYGGYTNPFVAPSAPQPSTNPFQSNGPAAGAGFAAPPGPGGFPSPFQADGSPFGGFSIAKASTNPFVTPPAPTAPFGIKHPTTNPFL; encoded by the exons AtggcggcgggcggcagcggcggcggccccgcggcgggagcgggtcccggcggcggccccggggccaGGAAGGGAAGCGCTGCCCGGGATGCGGAAGCCGAGGTTTGGTGCCGACGGGTGAGGGAGTTGGTGAGCTCCTCCCCCGCCAACCGGCTCTGCTTTGAGTGCGGCCAGCGCGGCGTCACCTACGTGGACATCACCGTGGGCAGCCTCGTCTGCACCGGCTGCTCCGGGGCGCT GCGGGGCTTGAACCCCCCTCACCGCGTCAAGTCCATTTCCATGACGACCTTCACCGAAGCCGAGGTGCTTTTCCTGCAGGCCCACGGCAACGAG GCCTGCCGGCGCGTGTGGCTCGGCACCTTCGACGCCCGAACCTCGCTGCTCCCCGATTCCCACGACCCCCAGAAAGTGAAGGAGTTTTTGCAGgagaaatatgagaaaaaacgATG GTACGTGGCGCCGGAGCAAGTAAAGCCCCCCCAAAGCGCCGCGGCGGAGCCGGCGCCCACCCAGCCGCTCCTGGGGGACGCGGGGACGCTGCTGCAG ccccgcccagccccccaccgcccaCCCCAGCCCGCCCGGAAAACCAGCACCGACCTATTGGCCGATATCGGGGGGGATCCCTTCGCTGCCCCCCAACCTGCGCCCGCCTTCGCCGCCTTCCCGGGCTTCCCCG GCCCGGCCCCACCCCGCGCTGCCTTCCCCAATTTCGATGCCTTTGGAGCCCGCCCGGGAGCACCCGCGTTTGGGGAGGCTGCGCCCCCCTTCCACACCCCGCCCGCACCCGCAG ggggtgctgctgcatggggcGGGGCCAGCACTGTACCGCCCTCAGGGGGCGGAGCCTCTGCCAG CCTCTTCGggaccctgcagcccccccaggcgctgcccccgccgccctATGGGG gctaCACCAACCCCTTCGtggcccccagtgccccccaaccCTCCACCAACCCCTTCCAGAGCAACGGCCCCGCTGCCG GTGCCGGTTTTGCTGCCCCCCCAGGTCCTGGGGGGTTCCCCAGCCCCTTCCAGGCTGATG GTTCACCCTTCGGTGGATTCAGCATTGCCAAAGCCTCAACCAACCCTTTCGTg acGCCCCCGGCCCCGACGGCCCCCTTCGGCATCAAGCACCCGACCACCAACCCCTTCCTAtag
- the AGFG2 gene encoding arf-GAP domain and FG repeat-containing protein 2 isoform X2: MAAGGSGGGPAAGAGPGGGPGARKGSAARDAEAEVWCRRVRELVSSSPANRLCFECGQRGVTYVDITVGSLVCTGCSGALRGLNPPHRVKSISMTTFTEAEVLFLQAHGNEACRRVWLGTFDARTSLLPDSHDPQKVKEFLQEKYEKKRWYVAPEQVKPPQSAAAEPAPTQPLLGDAGTLLQARPHPALPSPISMPLEPAREHPRLGRLRPPSTPRPHPQGVLLHGAGPALYRPQGAEPLPASSGPCSPPRRCPRRPMGATPTPSWPPVPPNPPPTPSRATAPLPVPVLLPPQVLGGSPAPSRLMVHPSVDSALPKPQPTLS, from the exons AtggcggcgggcggcagcggcggcggccccgcggcgggagcgggtcccggcggcggccccggggccaGGAAGGGAAGCGCTGCCCGGGATGCGGAAGCCGAGGTTTGGTGCCGACGGGTGAGGGAGTTGGTGAGCTCCTCCCCCGCCAACCGGCTCTGCTTTGAGTGCGGCCAGCGCGGCGTCACCTACGTGGACATCACCGTGGGCAGCCTCGTCTGCACCGGCTGCTCCGGGGCGCT GCGGGGCTTGAACCCCCCTCACCGCGTCAAGTCCATTTCCATGACGACCTTCACCGAAGCCGAGGTGCTTTTCCTGCAGGCCCACGGCAACGAG GCCTGCCGGCGCGTGTGGCTCGGCACCTTCGACGCCCGAACCTCGCTGCTCCCCGATTCCCACGACCCCCAGAAAGTGAAGGAGTTTTTGCAGgagaaatatgagaaaaaacgATG GTACGTGGCGCCGGAGCAAGTAAAGCCCCCCCAAAGCGCCGCGGCGGAGCCGGCGCCCACCCAGCCGCTCCTGGGGGACGCGGGGACGCTGCTGCAG GCCCGGCCCCACCCCGCGCTGCCTTCCCCAATTTCGATGCCTTTGGAGCCCGCCCGGGAGCACCCGCGTTTGGGGAGGCTGCGCCCCCCTTCCACACCCCGCCCGCACCCGCAG ggggtgctgctgcatggggcGGGGCCAGCACTGTACCGCCCTCAGGGGGCGGAGCCTCTGCCAG CCTCTTCGggaccctgcagcccccccaggcgctgcccccgccgccctATGGGG gctaCACCAACCCCTTCGtggcccccagtgccccccaaccCTCCACCAACCCCTTCCAGAGCAACGGCCCCGCTGCCG GTGCCGGTTTTGCTGCCCCCCCAGGTCCTGGGGGGTTCCCCAGCCCCTTCCAGGCTGATG GTTCACCCTTCGGTGGATTCAGCATTGCCAAAGCCTCAACCAACCCTTTCGTg a
- the LOC135310393 gene encoding neuronal tyrosine-phosphorylated phosphoinositide-3-kinase adapter 1-like yields the protein MSCPLPTGEGGGHTPFHGHTPFHGHTPFHGHAPFHGHAPFSATAPFSGPAPIPPPFPNLLAPRPPLLAHPPEGSRLPLPRREPPPPARARSHSTPLPHPAAGGSGRERGGAGLGPLPLPPAAEAPPLGKRPPAYDSLRGGGVVGGPAPPREDEPLPRRGGGAPPRRGKDPEKAPEPPREERGGAGAAPPPSGIPVRAEGPRGRGGLPLPCQTFPACGRPTDLPGGHRLGRSASTSGVRQAGAPPFPRGPPVPRPLSGGIPGIGGVSGGGPAATPRPRDGQLQEVIDRKRCVCTEIKARGGRGGVLCKQDSLPPPPRAPCLERGGT from the exons ATgagctgccccctccccacgggggaagggggaggccACACCCCTTTCCACGGCCACACCCCTTTCCACGGCCACACCCCTTTCCACGGCCACGCCCCTTTCCACGGCCACGCCCCTTTCTCTGCCACCGCCCCCTTCTCTGGCCCcgcccccatccctccccccttccccaacctcctggccccccgcccccccctcctGGCCCACCCTCCCGAGGGCTCGCGcctgcccctcccccgccgcgagccgcccccccccgcccgcgcccgcAGCCActccacccccctcccccacccggcggcgggagggtcagggcgggagcggggaggggcggggcttgGCCCTTTGCCCCTCCCTCCCGCTGCCGAAGCCCCACCCCTCGGGAAACGCCCCCCTGCCTACGACAGTCTacgtgggggtggggtggtgggaggccccgcccctccccgcgaGGACGAGCCCCTCCCACGCCGAGGGGGTggagccccgccccgccgcgggaaAGACCCCGAGA AGGCGCCGGAGCCCCCCCGGGAggagcgggggggggcgggggcggctccCCCCCCCTCGGGGATCCCGGTGCGAGCGGAggggccgcgggggcggggggggctgccccTCCCCTGCCAGACCTTCCCCGCCTGCGGGCGACCCacag aCCTCCCTGGGGGGCACCGCCTGGGCCGCTCGGCCTCCACCTCGGGGGTGCGCCAAGCCGGGGCCCCCCCGTTTCCCCGCGGCCCCCCCGTTCCCCGCCCCCTCTCAGGGGGGATCCCCGGAATcgggggggtgtcgggggggggTCCGGCTGCCACCCCCCGCCCACGGGACGGGCAGCTGCAAGAGGTGATCGATCGCAAACGCTGCGTCTGCACCGAAATCAAAGcccggggggggcgcgggggggtgCTCTGCAAGCAGGAcagcctccccccccctccccgcgccccctGCTTGGAGAGGGGGGGCACCTGA
- the LOC135310398 gene encoding TSC22 domain family protein 3-like produces MRFPAAGGGSRPPWAPRPRRPSPPAPTTPPPLPPPHQPRSLGAFVQLVQQALPPGPPSPRPRGGTAGLSACLGLAGEDSEEEGAGSGVTAIDNKIEQAMDLVKGHVLQAVREEVELLREQIRELRERRAALERENGALRALATPQQLARLRPPRPPGPPT; encoded by the exons ATGCGGTTCCCCGCGGCTGGGGGAGGGTCCCGGCCTCCCTGGGCTccccgcccgcgccgcccctcccccccagcgCCGACGACaccgccgcccctcccccccccccaccagccccgCTCGCTCGGGGCCTTCGTGCAGCTCGTGCAGCAg GCCCTGCCCCCCGgacccccctcgccccgccccaGGGGCGGGACTGCCGGGCTTAGTGCTTGCCTGGGATTGGCTGGAGAGGACAGCGAGGAGGAGGG GGCCGGCAGCGGCGTGACGGCCATCGACAACAAGATCGAGCAGGCCATG gACCTGGTGAAGGGCCACGTGCTGCAGGCGGTGCGGGAGGAGGTGGAGCTGCTGCGGGAGCAGATCCGGGAGCtgcgggagcggcgggcggcgcTGGAGCGCGAGAACGGGGCGCTGCGGGCCCTCGCCACCCCCCAGCAGCTCGCCCGCctgcgccccccccgcccccccggcccccccaccTGA